The Seriola aureovittata isolate HTS-2021-v1 ecotype China chromosome 3, ASM2101889v1, whole genome shotgun sequence genome includes a region encoding these proteins:
- the LOC130167082 gene encoding uncharacterized protein LOC130167082, giving the protein MEDGTSSGFTGISSEWTVVEGTGPEHKEAQSRYMSRIKRLKTHHNVCETRYEKALTERFNEEREKTLILNLNTMEVEQCSSDGESTVILDPTPADVAKDTTVPELSRTASVLLNRQMLGYSAEDSLSSFDCSDDEYIPQSAEETEDSEDVRPDQGKKKRLQKTPSANSEKVDFGPRKRRCLTNLTASESGDSLSADVTVMSHKKKKAGGRLYSKTFYCVFCCKPLRKMARHLESQHKDKAEVAKAFSFPKGSKERRIQLDLLRNRGNRAHNNEVITEGKGTVIPHQQPKRPVKASDYMHCVNCFAYLRRKTLWRHMQRCQLSKKVEGLKPGKTRVQALCAYAQPVPDSVNAQFWKMVLGMNEDDISNVVRKEKTILKLGEHLFNKHGHDVTKHEYIRQKMRETGRLVLQGQKNGKLKEMSDFFVPANFPHVIEAVKNVAGLDEETSIYKTPSLALKLGHNLKKMANIIECEAMISGDENVIRDVKLFKQICDTKWNECVSSQALRNLSEAKWNMPQLLPFTQDVRKMHQFLNTQRKEWQTKVDEEPSKKHWAELAKVTLCEVILFNRRREGEVSKMSLNAFTLRDTSSTHPDIELALTDLEKKLCKHFQRIEIKGKRGRKVPILLTPEMQASMELLVKTRCDCDVLDENPFMFARPQALSHFRGSDVIRQIARSCGADNPEALSSTKLRKHMATMSKVLNLKDNEMDDLADFLGHDIRVHRQYYRLPEGTLQLAKISKVLMALEQGKLSEFKGKNLDEIAIDPQEKMAVDSDASGTEDEDDQTVKDAAPLSSSSSSPLPSPLSSPLSSPLSSPSPSPSSEKSGVKKKSLRGVGQDSDPHPVKESSQTRRRKWSDEEIKAVESTLMEYIRSMMVPGKADCLKCIQNSPTALKGRTWKGVKFYVKNRIDALKREKKR; this is encoded by the exons ATG GAGGATGGCACGAGTTCTGGATTCACTGGGATCAGCTCTGAATGGACAG TCGTTGAAGGAACTGGCCCTGAACATAAAGAG GCTCAAAGTCGCTACATGTCTCGCATCAAGAGACTTAAAACACATCATAATGTGTGTGAGACACGGTATGAGAAGGCGTTGACGGAGAGATTTAacgaggagagggagaagaccTTGATTCTAAATCTGAACACAATG GAAGTAGAGCAGTGCTCCAGTGATGGTGAGAGTACCGTGATCCTGGACCCCACTCCAGCTGATGTTGCGAAGGACACAACTGTACCTGAGCTTAGTAGAACAGCTAGTGTACTT ctcaacAGACAAATGCTTGGATATTCAGCAGAGGATTCTCTATCAAGTTTTGACTGTAGTGATGATGAATACATTCCTCAGTCTGCTGAGGAAACAGAGGATTCAGAAGATGTCAGACCGGACCAGGGTAAGAAGAAGAGGTTACAGAAAACACCCTCAGCCAACTCTGAGAAAGTAGATTTCGGACCACGCAAGAGAAGGTGTTTGACAAATTTGACTGCAAGTGAGAGTGGAGATTCCTTGTCGGCTGATGTGACTGTCATGTCacataagaagaaaaaagctgGTGGAAGACTCTACAGCAAAACGTTctactgtgtgttttgctgtaaGCCTTTGAGAAAAATGGCACGTCATCTGGAATCCCAACACAAGGATAAAGCAGAAGTCGCCAAAGCCTTTTCATTTCCAAAGGGCTCAAAGGAGCGAAGAATACAATTAGATCTATTGAGGAATAGAGGGAATCGTGCCCATAATAATGAGGTGATTACAGAAGGAAAAGGAACAGTGATACCCCATCAGCAGCCGAAAAGACCTGTCAAAGCATCTGATTACATGCACTGTGTAAATTGTTTTGCTTACCTCAGGAGAAAGACGCTATGGAGGCATATGCAGCGATGTCAGCTAAGCAAGAAAGTAGAAGGTTTAAAGCCTGGAAAAACGAGAGTCCAGGCCCTTTGTGCATATGCTCAGCCAGTTCCAGACAGTGTGAATGCACAATTTTGGAAAATGGTGCTTGGCATGAATGAAGATGACATATCAAATGTTGTGCGTAAAGAGAAAACCATACTGAAATTAGGGGAACACCTCTTCAATAAGCATGGTCATGATGTCACAAAACATGAATACATCAGACAAAAGATGCGTGAGACAGGGCGATTAGTTCTCCAAGGACAGAAAAATGGCAAGTTGAAGGAAATGTCAGATTTCTTTGTACCGGCTAATTTCCCTCATGTCATTGAAGCAGTTAAGAATGTGGCTGGCTTGGATGAGGAAACAAGCATATACAAGACACCATCTTTGGCACTGAAGTTAGGCCATAACCTCAAGAAAATGGCAAATATTATTGAATGTGAAGCAATGATCTCAGGTGATGAGAATGTCATTCGCGATGTGAAGTTGTTTAAACAAATCTGTGACACCAAATGGAATGAATGTGTTTCATCCCAGGCCCTCAGGAATTTGAGTGAGGCAAAATGGAATATGCCACAGCTTCTTCCCTTTACTCAAGATGTGAGAAAAATGCACCAGTTTCTCAATACACAAAGGAAGGAGTGGCAAACAAAAGTTGACGAAGAACCAAGTAAGAAGCACTGGGCAGAACTTGCAAAAGTTACACTTTGTGAGGTTATCCTTTTTAACCgtagaagagagggagaagtaTCCAAGATGTCCCTTAATGCTTTTACGTTGAGAGATACTTCATCGACTCATCCCGATATAGAACTTGCTTTGACTGACCTTGAGAAGAAGCTTTGTAAGCACTTCCAGCGAATCGAGATAAAAGGCAAACGTGGACGAAAGGTTCCCATTCTCCTCACACCTGAAATGCAGGCATCGATGGAGTTACTTGTCAAGACTCGCTGTGACTGCGATGTGCTTGATGAGAATCCATTCATGTTTGCCAGACCTCAAGCACTCAGTCACTTCAGAGGCTCAGATGTTATACGGCAGATTGCTCGAAGCTGTGGGGCAGACAACCCAGAAGCATTGTCCTCCACTAAATTGAGGAAGCACATGGCCACTATGTCCAAGGTCCTCAACTTAAAGGACAATGAAATGGATGACCTCGCTGACTTCCTTGGACATGACATCAGAGTGCATCGCCAGTATTATAGGCTGCCCGAAGGCACATTACAGCTGGCAAAGATAAGTAAGGTTCTGATGGCCCTGGAACAAGGAAAGCTCTCTGAATTTAAGGGCAAGAATCTTGATGAGATTGCCATTGATCCACAAG AGAAAATGGCTGTGGACAGTGATGCATCAGGCACTGAAGATGAGGATGACCAGACTGTGAAGGATGCTGCGCCGTTGTCTTCATCTTCGTCTTCACCTTTGCCTTCACCATTGTCGTCACCTTTATCTTCACCTTTatcttcaccttcaccttcaccttcatcAG AAAAATCCGGGGTAAAAAAGAAATCCTTGAGAGGCGTTGGACAGGACAGTGACCCTCATCCAGTCAAAG AGTCTTCACaaaccagaagaagaaagtggTCCGATGAAGAAATCAAGGCTGTGGAGAGCACACTGATGGAATACATCCGGTCAATGATGGTCCCAGGGAAAGCAGACTGTCTCAAGTGTATTCAAAACTCCCCTACAGCCCTTAAAGGGAGAACGTGGAAGGGAGTTAAATTTTATGTAAAAAACCGAATAGATGctttaaagagagagaagaaaaggtaA